From Pseudomonas sp. G2-4:
TAGCTCTGGCGGCTGGCGGCCAGGCTGTCCTGCGCGGCGATAGCGAGCATCGGCACGGCGCCCATGCCCAGCGCTGTGGAAAACAGCGCGGCATGGATCGCTTGGCGCAACAGGCCCGGGGCCGAAGAAACGTCGAAGGAGGTCTTGAGAAGTACGCGCTCAGTCATTGTAGGTTCCGTTGGAGTCGCTGAAGGCCAATAAGCGTTGCTTACTGTCCTAGCCGGACTTGCACGCAAAACCCGCCAAAAAAAATCAAACAGCACGTTCCAGCGTGACCCACCAACGGGTTCGATAGCGCAATTGCACGGGGAGCATGCGAGGCAGGACGGCCAATACCTGGTCGGTGTCCTCCAGGCGGAACACGCCCGACAAGCGCAAATCGGCAATCGACGCGGCACATTTCAAATAGCCGGGACGGTAGCGTCCTACTTCGTTGAGGAAATCTTCCAGGCGCATGTTGCGCGTGACGATCAGCCCGTCCGCCCAGGCGCCAGCGTCCATGTCCAGCGATGGCGCCAGTGTCGCTGTCGATGGGGTGATCACATAGCTTTGCCCGGCAGTGACCTGGATGGGCGCGCCGTTGTCGTTGCGGTGGGAACGGATCGCCACGCTGCCGCGGGTGACGCTCAAACGGGTGCAGTCGCTGTCCTGGCGCACGACGAAGCGCCCGTCCAAACCTTCGAACAGGCCGTGCCGGCTTTGTACCAACAGGGGGCGCCCAGGGTCGCGGCCGCAAGTGACCATGATTTCACCGCGGGCCAGGCTGATCAGGCGCTGCCTGGCCGTGTAGTCGAGGTCGACGGCGCTGCCGGTGTTGAGTTCAAGCCGTGTGCCGTCGGGCAGCTGGAAACCGCGACGTTCACCCGTGGCGGTGGCGAAGTCGGCGCTCCACGGCTGCCAGCCCAGATCTTTGCCCAGCCAGGCGGCGGA
This genomic window contains:
- a CDS encoding FecR family protein, producing the protein MDHLQSRRNGPPQQVVRQAINWLLRLRNHAANPTLRQQCDAWRAAHPEHELAWQRVQSLHNELTSNLRAVPGAHIALDTLENSAQRLGRRQALKLLSGIALMGSAAWLGKDLGWQPWSADFATATGERRGFQLPDGTRLELNTGSAVDLDYTARQRLISLARGEIMVTCGRDPGRPLLVQSRHGLFEGLDGRFVVRQDSDCTRLSVTRGSVAIRSHRNDNGAPIQVTAGQSYVITPSTATLAPSLDMDAGAWADGLIVTRNMRLEDFLNEVGRYRPGYLKCAASIADLRLSGVFRLEDTDQVLAVLPRMLPVQLRYRTRWWVTLERAV